The Balearica regulorum gibbericeps isolate bBalReg1 chromosome 12, bBalReg1.pri, whole genome shotgun sequence genome includes a region encoding these proteins:
- the KIF7 gene encoding kinesin-like protein KIF7 isoform X4, producing MAAEGAAVRVAVRVRPLLPREALRGHRPCLRGDAATGEVALGRSRRFRFAAVLPEAAGQAAVYRACVQPLLRAFFRGFNATVFAYGQTGSGKTYTIGEASVASINEDEQGIIPRAMAETFRLIDENDLIDYTVRVSYLEVYKEEFRDLLQVDTASKDIQIREDDKGNIVLCGVKESEVEGLDEVLSLLEMGNTAKHTGATHINRQSNRSHTIFTVTMEQRRRAGRLPLHQHPPSIPASGQVLVSKFHFVDLAGSERIVKTGNTGERLKESIQINSGLLALGNVISALGDPRRKSSHIPYRDSKITRILKDSLGGNAQTVMIACVSPSSSDFDESLNTLNYASRAQNIQNKAVVNCRKETEHVEELHLQIKNLQKALEQRHRSETRIINRSATAKRCAPDPTARLLAECAHYRTCTDAAYRLLMELQEDSNLTVEQILRVKEWLCAVESERSELTSAGLDSGIESTSAEDQSSEAQGSKLAKAQVNTEKGCESLKDEQVAKLQRQVERLEEENRDFLAALEDAMEQYKLQSDKLQEQQDKISELHVRLEMAMPNLCVPELLENLHLVAAGQRPHTAPLDAAPSHGLGRVPSGLLPAEQSGRALCGKLNSNPSFQEEDLAGWHLNHVQCPTSNPEIKAMLLRRELSQDSEKPAELSSGEEEEEWEQKWSLSQRRNRIQSWSKNEICKLNEEPSGGSVRLIQEEQLELSKEVCRRREPLHSPWERLPGKDSEWRLVQAQQKIRELAINIRMKEELITELIKTGKDAQALNRQYCQKISELEQEAEQVRAELSDSQKQLQELEGKEPWDPGEKRKLQEYRTRVAAAQSKARVLCKKKQATERLVSLSAQSEKRVQELERNIQLMRRQQGQLQRRLREESEQKRRLETEVNKRQHQVKELELKHEQHQKILRIKTEEIAAFQRKRRSGSNGSVISLEQQQKIEEQKKWLDMEMDKVLEQRRALNELEDELRKREAIVAKKEALLQEKNGLESKRLRSSQALTDDIVRVSSRLEHLEKELTEKNGQLRHSSAHNQQQIRQEINNLRQEKDQLLKQRLELDNKLRQGTLLSPEEERILFQLDEAIEALDAAIEYKNESITCRQRVLRASASLLSQCEMNLMAKLSYLSSSETRALLCKYFDKVVTLREDQHRQHIAFSELEMQLEEQQQLVYWLEAAVERQRLEMDRQLTLQQKEHEQNMQLLLQQSREHMDEGLASSKLRYEVRIQGLEKELSHYMWANQELKQRLSNMNLHPGQTKGMERSLHGAGDRAPPALGTCEESSLGDQPVPLAVAEENHRARDESRDLVHAPLPSTWRRSSLPNDSPGDLQQRDAEHLLRAGQPHEVHRPRTLAPASKPRRELRRASLNVTPVPYHPAMIDVRKNPL from the exons ATGGCGGCGGAGGGGGCGGCGGTGCGGGTGGCCGTGCGGGTGCGGCCGCTGCTGCCCCGGGAGGCGCTGCGGGGGCACCGGCCCTGCCTGCGGGGAGACGCCGCCACCGGCGAGGTGGCGCTGGGCCGCAGCCGCCGTTTCCGCTTCGCCGCCGTGCTCCCCGAGGCGGCGGGGCAGGCGGCCGTCTACCGGGCCTGCGTCCAGCCGCTGCTGCGGGCCTTCTTCCGCGGCTTCAACGCCACCGTCTTCGCCTACGGGCAGACCGGCTCCGGCAAGACCTACACCATCGGGGAGGCCAGCGTCG CTTCCATCAATGAAGACGAGCAGGGCATCATCCCACGAGCCATGGCCGAGACCTTCAGGCTCATCGATGAGAATGACCTGATTGACTACACAGTCCGAGTGTCCTACCTGGAGGTGTACAAGGAGGAGTTTCGGGACTTGCTGCAGGTGGATACAGCCAGCAAAGACATCCAGATCCGGGAGGATGACAAAGGGAACATCG TGCTCTGCGGTGTGAAGGAGTCAGAAGTGGAAGGGCTGGACGAGGTGCTGAGCCTGCTGGAGATGGGGAACACAGCCAAGCACACGGGAGCTACCCACATCAACAGGCAGTCAAATCGCTCGCACACCATCTTCACGGTGACCATGGAACAGCGGCGCAGGGCTGGCCGCCTCCccctccaccagcaccccccctccatccctgcctcgGGCCAGGTCCTGGTTTCCAAGTTTCACTTTGTGGACCTGGCGGGCTCGGAGCGAATTGTGAAGACGGGAAACACGGGGGAAAGGCTGAAGGAGAGCATCCAGATCAACAGTGGCCTCCTGGCCTTGGGCAACGTCATCAGTGCCTTGGGAGATCCTCGCAGGAAGAGCAGCCACATCCCCTACAGGGACTCCAAAATCACCAG GATCCTGAAAGACTCCCTGGGGGGTAATGCCCAGACCGTGATGATAGCCTGTGTCAGCCCGTCCTCCTCTGACTTCGACGAGAGCCTCAATACGCTGAACTACGCCAGCCGGGCTCAAAACATCCAGAACAAGGCCGTGGTGAACTGCCGCAAGGAGACCGAGCACGTCGAAGAGCTTCACCTGCAGATAAAGAACCTGCAGAAGGCCCTGGAACAGCGTCACCGCTCTGAGACCCGTATCATCAACCGCTCGGCCACCGCCAAACGATGCGCACCGGACCCCACGGCTCGGCTGCTGGCAGAGTGCGCACATTACCGGACCTGCACCGATGCCGCGTACCGGCTGCTgatggagctgcaggaggacagtAACCTGACAGTGGAGCAGATCCTGCGGGTTAAGGAGTGGTTGTGCGCGGTGGAAAGCGAGAGGAGCGAGCTGACCTCGGCTGGGCTGGATAGCGGCATCGAGAGCACCTCAGCAGAAGACCAGAGCTCCGAGGCACAAGGCTCAAAGCTGGCAAAGGCCCAG GTCAACACCGAGAAGGGGTGTGAGTCCCTCAAAGACGAGCAGGTGGCCAAACTGCAGAGACAAGTGGAGCGCCTGGAGGAGGAGAACCGTGATTTCCTGGCTGCCCTGGAGGATGCCATGGAGCAGTACAAGCTGCAG AGCGAcaagctgcaggagcagcaggataAGATCTCAGAGCTACACGTGCGCTTGGAGATGGCAATGCCAAACCTCTGCGTGCCAGAACTGCTGGAAAACCTTCACCTGGTGGCTGCTGGCCAGAGACCTCACACAGCCCCGCTGGATGCTGCCCCATCCCATGGCCTCGGCAGGGTTCCCTCGGGGCTCCTTCCCGCTGAGCAGAGTGGAAGAGCCCTTTGCGGGAAg ctcaACAGCAACCCCTCCTTCCAGGAGGAGGACCTCGCAGGCTGGCACCTGAACCACGTGCAGTGCCCGACCAGCAATCCTGAGATCAAAGCCatgctgctgaggagggagcTCAGCCAGGACTCAGAGAAGCCAGCAGAGCTGTCctcaggagaggaggaggaggagtgggaaCAGAAATGGTCCCTGTCCCAGCGCCG AAACAGGATCCAAAGCTGGAGCAAGAACGAGATTTGCAAGTTGAACGAGGAGCCAAGCGGAGGCAGTGTCCGCTTGATTCAGGAGGAACAGCTGGAGCTGTCAAAAG AGGTCTGCCGGAGGCGGGAGCCACTGCACAGTCCCTGGGAACGCCTGCCAGGGAAGGACTCTGAGTGGAGGCTGGTGCAAGCACAGCAGAAGATCCGAGAGCTGGCAATCAACATCCGCATGAAGGAGGAGCTGATCACAGAGCTCATTAAGAcag GCAAGGACGCCCAGGCTCTGAACAGGCAGTACTGCCAGAAGATCAGCGAGCTGgagcaggaagcagagcaggTGCGGGCAGAGCTGAGCGACAGCCAGAAAcagctccaggagctggagggCAAAGAGCCGTGGGACCCCGGGGAGAAGCGCAAGCTGCAGGAATACCGCACACGTGTGGCAGCCGCACAGAGCAAGGCACGG GTTCTGTGCAAGAAGAAGCAGGCAACAGAGAGGCTGGTGTCACTCTCGGCCCAAAGTGAGAAGCGAGTGCAGGAGCTAGAGAGGAACATTCAGCTGATGCGGCGGCAGCAGGGCCAGCTGCAGCGCCGGCTGCGGGAGGAGAGCGAGCAGAAACGGCGGCTGGAGACAGAGGTGAATAAGCGGCAGCACCAAGTCAAG GAACTGGAACTGAAGCACGAGCAGCACCAGAAAATCCTGCGCatcaaaacagaggaaatagCAGCTTTTCAGAGGAAGCGGCGGAGCGGCAGCAATGGCTCCGTGATCAGCCTGGAACAGCAGCAG AAAATCGAGGAACAGAAGAAGTGGCTGGATATGGAAATGGATAAAGTTCTCGAGCAGCGCCGGGCCCTGAATGAGCTGGAAGATGAGCTGCGGAAGCGGGAAGCTATTGTGGCCAAAAAGGaagccctgctgcaggagaagaacGGCCTGGAGAGCAAACGACTGCGCTCTAGCCAG GCCCTGACAGATGACATAGTGCGTGTGTCCAGCCGCCTGGAGCACCTGGAAAAGGAGCTGACAGAGAAGAACGGGCAGCTGCGTCACAGCAGTGCCCACAACCAGCAGCAGATCCGCCAGGAGATCAATAACCTGCGCCAGGAGAAGGACCAGCTGCTCAAACAGAGGTTGGAGCTTGACAACAAGCTGCGTCAGGGCACCCTGCTGTCCCCAGAG gaaGAACGGATCTTGTTCCAGCTGGACGAGGCAATTGAGGCTCTGGATGCAGCCATTGAGTACAAGAACGAGTCCATCACGTGCAGGCAACGAGTCCTGCGGGCCTCAGCCAGCCTGCTGTCCCAGTGTGAGATGAACCTCATGGCCAAGCTCAGCTACCTCTCCTCCTCTGAGACCCGGGCTCTGCTCTGCAAGTACTTTGACAAG GTGGTGACGCTGCGAGAGGATCAGCACAGGCAGCACATTGCCTTCTCAGAGCTGGAGatgcagctggaggagcagcagcagctggtgtactggctggaggcagctgtgGAGCGCCAGCGCCTGGAGATGGATCGCCAGCTCACCCTGCAGCAGAAGGAGCACGAGCAGAACATGCAGTTACTGCTCCAGCAGAGCCGCG AGCATATGGATGAGGGGCTGGCCAGCAGCAAGCTGCGGTATGAGGTGAGGATTCAGGGGCTGGAAAAGGAGCTGAGCCATTATATGTGGGCAAACCAGGAGCTGAAACAGAGGCTGAGTAACATGAACCTCCATCCTGGGCAGACCAAAG ggatggagagaaGCCTTcacggggctggggacagagctCCGCCTGCGCTTGGGACCTGCGAGGAATCCAGCCTTGGGGACCAGCCTGTGCCTTTGGCTGTCGCTGAAGAAAACCATCGGGCCAGGGATGAGAGCAGGGACCTAGTGCACGCCCCTTTGCCATCGACGTGGAGACGTTCCTCCCTGCCCAACGACAGCCCTGGGGACCTTCAGCAGAGGGACGCCGAACACTTGCTGAGAGCAGGGCAGCCCCACGAGGTGCACCGGCCTCGGACCCTTGCTCCTGCCTCCAAGCCCCGCCGGGAGCTCCGTAGAGCCAGCCTGAACGTTACCCCAGTGCCTTACCACCCAGCAATGATAGATGTGAGGAAAAATCCACTCTAG
- the KIF7 gene encoding kinesin-like protein KIF7 isoform X2: MAAEGAAVRVAVRVRPLLPREALRGHRPCLRGDAATGEVALGRSRRFRFAAVLPEAAGQAAVYRACVQPLLRAFFRGFNATVFAYGQTGSGKTYTIGEASVASINEDEQGIIPRAMAETFRLIDENDLIDYTVRVSYLEVYKEEFRDLLQVDTASKDIQIREDDKGNIVLCGVKESEVEGLDEVLSLLEMGNTAKHTGATHINRQSNRSHTIFTVTMEQRRRAGRLPLHQHPPSIPASGQVLVSKFHFVDLAGSERIVKTGNTGERLKESIQINSGLLALGNVISALGDPRRKSSHIPYRDSKITRILKDSLGGNAQTVMIACVSPSSSDFDESLNTLNYASRAQNIQNKAVVNCRKETEHVEELHLQIKNLQKALEQRHRSETRIINRSATAKRCAPDPTARLLAECAHYRTCTDAAYRLLMELQEDSNLTVEQILRVKEWLCAVESERSELTSAGLDSGIESTSAEDQSSEAQGSKLAKAQVNTEKGCESLKDEQVAKLQRQVERLEEENRDFLAALEDAMEQYKLQSDKLQEQQDKISELHVRLEMAMPNLCVPELLENLHLVAAGQRPHTAPLDAAPSHGLGRVPSGLLPAEQSGRALCGKLNSNPSFQEEDLAGWHLNHVQCPTSNPEIKAMLLRRELSQDSEKPAELSSGEEEEEWEQKWSLSQRRNRIQSWSKNEICKLNEEPSGGSVRLIQEEQLELSKGICVAEVCRRREPLHSPWERLPGKDSEWRLVQAQQKIRELAINIRMKEELITELIKTGKDAQALNRQYCQKISELEQEAEQVRAELSDSQKQLQELEGKEPWDPGEKRKLQEYRTRVAAAQSKARVLCKKKQATERLVSLSAQSEKRVQELERNIQLMRRQQGQLQRRLREESEQKRRLETEVNKRQHQVKELELKHEQHQKILRIKTEEIAAFQRKRRSGSNGSVISLEQQQKIEEQKKWLDMEMDKVLEQRRALNELEDELRKREAIVAKKEALLQEKNGLESKRLRSSQALTDDIVRVSSRLEHLEKELTEKNGQLRHSSAHNQQQIRQEINNLRQEKDQLLKQRLELDNKLRQGTLLSPEEERILFQLDEAIEALDAAIEYKNESITCRQRVLRASASLLSQCEMNLMAKLSYLSSSETRALLCKYFDKVVTLREDQHRQHIAFSELEMQLEEQQQLVYWLEAAVERQRLEMDRQLTLQQKEHEQNMQLLLQQSREHMDEGLASSKLRYEVRIQGLEKELSHYMWANQELKQRLSNMNLHPGQTKGMERSLHGAGDRAPPALGTCEESSLGDQPVPLAVAEENHRARDESRDLVHAPLPSTWRRSSLPNDSPGDLQQRDAEHLLRAGQPHEVHRPRTLAPASKPRRELRRASLNVTPVPYHPAMIDVRKNPL; the protein is encoded by the exons ATGGCGGCGGAGGGGGCGGCGGTGCGGGTGGCCGTGCGGGTGCGGCCGCTGCTGCCCCGGGAGGCGCTGCGGGGGCACCGGCCCTGCCTGCGGGGAGACGCCGCCACCGGCGAGGTGGCGCTGGGCCGCAGCCGCCGTTTCCGCTTCGCCGCCGTGCTCCCCGAGGCGGCGGGGCAGGCGGCCGTCTACCGGGCCTGCGTCCAGCCGCTGCTGCGGGCCTTCTTCCGCGGCTTCAACGCCACCGTCTTCGCCTACGGGCAGACCGGCTCCGGCAAGACCTACACCATCGGGGAGGCCAGCGTCG CTTCCATCAATGAAGACGAGCAGGGCATCATCCCACGAGCCATGGCCGAGACCTTCAGGCTCATCGATGAGAATGACCTGATTGACTACACAGTCCGAGTGTCCTACCTGGAGGTGTACAAGGAGGAGTTTCGGGACTTGCTGCAGGTGGATACAGCCAGCAAAGACATCCAGATCCGGGAGGATGACAAAGGGAACATCG TGCTCTGCGGTGTGAAGGAGTCAGAAGTGGAAGGGCTGGACGAGGTGCTGAGCCTGCTGGAGATGGGGAACACAGCCAAGCACACGGGAGCTACCCACATCAACAGGCAGTCAAATCGCTCGCACACCATCTTCACGGTGACCATGGAACAGCGGCGCAGGGCTGGCCGCCTCCccctccaccagcaccccccctccatccctgcctcgGGCCAGGTCCTGGTTTCCAAGTTTCACTTTGTGGACCTGGCGGGCTCGGAGCGAATTGTGAAGACGGGAAACACGGGGGAAAGGCTGAAGGAGAGCATCCAGATCAACAGTGGCCTCCTGGCCTTGGGCAACGTCATCAGTGCCTTGGGAGATCCTCGCAGGAAGAGCAGCCACATCCCCTACAGGGACTCCAAAATCACCAG GATCCTGAAAGACTCCCTGGGGGGTAATGCCCAGACCGTGATGATAGCCTGTGTCAGCCCGTCCTCCTCTGACTTCGACGAGAGCCTCAATACGCTGAACTACGCCAGCCGGGCTCAAAACATCCAGAACAAGGCCGTGGTGAACTGCCGCAAGGAGACCGAGCACGTCGAAGAGCTTCACCTGCAGATAAAGAACCTGCAGAAGGCCCTGGAACAGCGTCACCGCTCTGAGACCCGTATCATCAACCGCTCGGCCACCGCCAAACGATGCGCACCGGACCCCACGGCTCGGCTGCTGGCAGAGTGCGCACATTACCGGACCTGCACCGATGCCGCGTACCGGCTGCTgatggagctgcaggaggacagtAACCTGACAGTGGAGCAGATCCTGCGGGTTAAGGAGTGGTTGTGCGCGGTGGAAAGCGAGAGGAGCGAGCTGACCTCGGCTGGGCTGGATAGCGGCATCGAGAGCACCTCAGCAGAAGACCAGAGCTCCGAGGCACAAGGCTCAAAGCTGGCAAAGGCCCAG GTCAACACCGAGAAGGGGTGTGAGTCCCTCAAAGACGAGCAGGTGGCCAAACTGCAGAGACAAGTGGAGCGCCTGGAGGAGGAGAACCGTGATTTCCTGGCTGCCCTGGAGGATGCCATGGAGCAGTACAAGCTGCAG AGCGAcaagctgcaggagcagcaggataAGATCTCAGAGCTACACGTGCGCTTGGAGATGGCAATGCCAAACCTCTGCGTGCCAGAACTGCTGGAAAACCTTCACCTGGTGGCTGCTGGCCAGAGACCTCACACAGCCCCGCTGGATGCTGCCCCATCCCATGGCCTCGGCAGGGTTCCCTCGGGGCTCCTTCCCGCTGAGCAGAGTGGAAGAGCCCTTTGCGGGAAg ctcaACAGCAACCCCTCCTTCCAGGAGGAGGACCTCGCAGGCTGGCACCTGAACCACGTGCAGTGCCCGACCAGCAATCCTGAGATCAAAGCCatgctgctgaggagggagcTCAGCCAGGACTCAGAGAAGCCAGCAGAGCTGTCctcaggagaggaggaggaggagtgggaaCAGAAATGGTCCCTGTCCCAGCGCCG AAACAGGATCCAAAGCTGGAGCAAGAACGAGATTTGCAAGTTGAACGAGGAGCCAAGCGGAGGCAGTGTCCGCTTGATTCAGGAGGAACAGCTGGAGCTGTCAAAAG GAATCTGTGTTGCAGAGGTCTGCCGGAGGCGGGAGCCACTGCACAGTCCCTGGGAACGCCTGCCAGGGAAGGACTCTGAGTGGAGGCTGGTGCAAGCACAGCAGAAGATCCGAGAGCTGGCAATCAACATCCGCATGAAGGAGGAGCTGATCACAGAGCTCATTAAGAcag GCAAGGACGCCCAGGCTCTGAACAGGCAGTACTGCCAGAAGATCAGCGAGCTGgagcaggaagcagagcaggTGCGGGCAGAGCTGAGCGACAGCCAGAAAcagctccaggagctggagggCAAAGAGCCGTGGGACCCCGGGGAGAAGCGCAAGCTGCAGGAATACCGCACACGTGTGGCAGCCGCACAGAGCAAGGCACGG GTTCTGTGCAAGAAGAAGCAGGCAACAGAGAGGCTGGTGTCACTCTCGGCCCAAAGTGAGAAGCGAGTGCAGGAGCTAGAGAGGAACATTCAGCTGATGCGGCGGCAGCAGGGCCAGCTGCAGCGCCGGCTGCGGGAGGAGAGCGAGCAGAAACGGCGGCTGGAGACAGAGGTGAATAAGCGGCAGCACCAAGTCAAG GAACTGGAACTGAAGCACGAGCAGCACCAGAAAATCCTGCGCatcaaaacagaggaaatagCAGCTTTTCAGAGGAAGCGGCGGAGCGGCAGCAATGGCTCCGTGATCAGCCTGGAACAGCAGCAG AAAATCGAGGAACAGAAGAAGTGGCTGGATATGGAAATGGATAAAGTTCTCGAGCAGCGCCGGGCCCTGAATGAGCTGGAAGATGAGCTGCGGAAGCGGGAAGCTATTGTGGCCAAAAAGGaagccctgctgcaggagaagaacGGCCTGGAGAGCAAACGACTGCGCTCTAGCCAG GCCCTGACAGATGACATAGTGCGTGTGTCCAGCCGCCTGGAGCACCTGGAAAAGGAGCTGACAGAGAAGAACGGGCAGCTGCGTCACAGCAGTGCCCACAACCAGCAGCAGATCCGCCAGGAGATCAATAACCTGCGCCAGGAGAAGGACCAGCTGCTCAAACAGAGGTTGGAGCTTGACAACAAGCTGCGTCAGGGCACCCTGCTGTCCCCAGAG gaaGAACGGATCTTGTTCCAGCTGGACGAGGCAATTGAGGCTCTGGATGCAGCCATTGAGTACAAGAACGAGTCCATCACGTGCAGGCAACGAGTCCTGCGGGCCTCAGCCAGCCTGCTGTCCCAGTGTGAGATGAACCTCATGGCCAAGCTCAGCTACCTCTCCTCCTCTGAGACCCGGGCTCTGCTCTGCAAGTACTTTGACAAG GTGGTGACGCTGCGAGAGGATCAGCACAGGCAGCACATTGCCTTCTCAGAGCTGGAGatgcagctggaggagcagcagcagctggtgtactggctggaggcagctgtgGAGCGCCAGCGCCTGGAGATGGATCGCCAGCTCACCCTGCAGCAGAAGGAGCACGAGCAGAACATGCAGTTACTGCTCCAGCAGAGCCGCG AGCATATGGATGAGGGGCTGGCCAGCAGCAAGCTGCGGTATGAGGTGAGGATTCAGGGGCTGGAAAAGGAGCTGAGCCATTATATGTGGGCAAACCAGGAGCTGAAACAGAGGCTGAGTAACATGAACCTCCATCCTGGGCAGACCAAAG ggatggagagaaGCCTTcacggggctggggacagagctCCGCCTGCGCTTGGGACCTGCGAGGAATCCAGCCTTGGGGACCAGCCTGTGCCTTTGGCTGTCGCTGAAGAAAACCATCGGGCCAGGGATGAGAGCAGGGACCTAGTGCACGCCCCTTTGCCATCGACGTGGAGACGTTCCTCCCTGCCCAACGACAGCCCTGGGGACCTTCAGCAGAGGGACGCCGAACACTTGCTGAGAGCAGGGCAGCCCCACGAGGTGCACCGGCCTCGGACCCTTGCTCCTGCCTCCAAGCCCCGCCGGGAGCTCCGTAGAGCCAGCCTGAACGTTACCCCAGTGCCTTACCACCCAGCAATGATAGATGTGAGGAAAAATCCACTCTAG